Proteins encoded in a region of the Vicinamibacterales bacterium genome:
- a CDS encoding VWA domain-containing protein: protein MTRSATIAAALIAVLAGWSLRGLAAQQPAAPPAQPTFRSGVSGVSTDVIVRDKDGRFVSDLTKDDFEVLEDGVPQTVTSFSLVHGGRTFNLLADQAPQAVPEGIVLPATRRMVEDVAGRVLVIFVDDVHFEALYTPHVRRLIDDIFTNLVHDGDLVAMVSSGPSAIATGLTYDRKLITASAARIRGSGLTAADIFTTQLETSQGPADVRNRAQMAFYTAYDLMADLERIPNKRKAFLYISTGYDFDPFAAGRSSSDRIMGGRFSDPLRFLTEDREDNPYFRLPKANADIDLYGYMRELVLSANRANVSIYTIDPRGLQGVVDAGQYIDQSEWRTFLQKTQSTLRFMAEQTGGFAVVNVNDFPTELKRIDAETSDYYVIGYSSTNPDPLRRVRRIDVKVARPDLTVASRRAYSLKTPGEPPQPPPLKPAKKK, encoded by the coding sequence ATGACGCGCAGCGCGACGATTGCCGCGGCCCTCATCGCCGTCCTGGCCGGGTGGAGCCTGCGTGGGCTGGCCGCGCAGCAACCGGCCGCGCCGCCGGCGCAACCCACCTTCCGCAGCGGCGTGTCGGGCGTGAGCACCGACGTCATCGTGCGGGACAAGGACGGCCGGTTCGTGTCGGACCTGACCAAGGACGACTTCGAGGTGCTCGAGGACGGCGTGCCGCAGACCGTCACGTCGTTCTCCCTCGTGCACGGCGGCCGCACGTTCAACCTGCTGGCTGACCAGGCGCCGCAGGCCGTCCCCGAAGGCATCGTCCTGCCTGCGACCCGTCGCATGGTCGAGGACGTCGCGGGACGGGTGCTGGTGATCTTCGTGGACGACGTCCACTTCGAGGCGCTGTACACCCCGCACGTCCGGCGGCTCATCGACGACATCTTCACGAACCTGGTGCACGACGGCGACCTGGTGGCCATGGTGTCGAGTGGCCCGTCGGCCATCGCCACGGGCCTGACCTACGACCGGAAGCTGATCACGGCGTCCGCGGCGCGCATCCGCGGCAGCGGGCTGACCGCGGCCGACATCTTCACCACGCAGCTCGAGACCTCGCAGGGACCGGCCGACGTCCGCAACCGCGCCCAGATGGCCTTCTACACCGCCTACGATCTGATGGCGGACCTCGAGCGGATCCCCAACAAGCGGAAGGCCTTCCTCTACATCAGCACCGGCTACGACTTCGATCCGTTCGCCGCGGGGCGCAGTTCGAGCGACCGGATCATGGGCGGCCGCTTCTCGGACCCCCTGCGGTTCCTGACCGAAGACCGCGAGGACAACCCGTACTTCCGGCTGCCCAAGGCCAACGCCGATATCGACCTGTACGGGTACATGCGCGAGCTCGTCCTCTCGGCCAACCGCGCGAATGTCAGCATCTACACGATCGACCCCCGCGGCTTGCAGGGCGTCGTGGACGCCGGCCAGTACATCGATCAGAGCGAGTGGCGGACGTTCCTGCAGAAGACCCAGAGCACGCTCCGGTTCATGGCGGAGCAGACGGGCGGGTTCGCCGTCGTGAACGTGAACGATTTCCCGACCGAACTGAAGCGCATCGACGCCGAGACCAGCGATTACTACGTGATCGGCTACTCCTCCACGAATCCCGATCCGCTGCGGCGGGTCCGGCGGATCGACGTGAAGGTCGCGCGGCCCGATCTGACCGTGGCGTCGCGGCGCGCGTACTCGCTGAAGACGCCCGGCGAACCGCCGCAGCCGCCGCCGCTCAAGCCGGCGAAGAAGAAGTAG
- a CDS encoding tetratricopeptide repeat protein, with translation MLSHRWLVVALFATTVAAAPASTEARQNAPKLSKTQRQTLEALVEAVDHASPDTVAQATWQHHVLRVSDGAHYVALRAIVPGVAAPPGTVATYVRLVPAGRGAPSVPPRSAVRDWLAGLRGDPLPMQAGRAVSVPQGEMPVGGAAVSTRRAGDATAAMEAASALRLMDLQREREARERAARDAERQAALENAERTPTEMLPFEDFEFEMRPSALEDGGSEIQRGITAGPGRFDVYVAWATGQGKSTAVHVIRHALDLPPASADFALSDLIVAEQVVSRAAPFAPTEQGRHPYAIGALDVTPAAGNTLSADGTLGLVFQVINPAGTSSGKPSVDVGFEVSRLAEGGRSTAFGSLMTQHYDGDNLPSDFDVAKGHPLFGAVRAPLTTFPRGRYKVVVTAVDRLAGRRAIGETTFEVRGTADSLLREAPGPGQAFQRDRVLTAATRAALRAVLTPPAPSEGLARALAALEAGQYAALLRVGTVEPLEQPAVQALLAIGLFGLGDSPRAVIAQVTQAANRGAPAAAVGLVQGAAHAAAGDDRSAVTALLAARDAGLDEASVAPLLIRAYLRIGDVARAAAMATATLDAQPDNLAARQALAATLVATRRPGEALRVIDTAPGGAPDDPETRFLALHALFAGWVVKDPALTSGPMRERFATSGARYVADGLERADLVRAWLAVSSGEGRR, from the coding sequence ATGCTGTCGCACCGCTGGCTCGTCGTCGCCCTCTTCGCCACCACCGTGGCGGCGGCACCGGCCTCCACCGAGGCCCGGCAGAATGCCCCGAAACTCAGCAAGACGCAGCGCCAGACGCTCGAGGCCCTGGTTGAAGCCGTCGACCACGCCTCGCCCGACACCGTGGCCCAGGCCACCTGGCAGCACCACGTGCTGCGCGTCTCCGACGGCGCTCATTACGTCGCGCTCCGGGCGATCGTGCCGGGTGTGGCGGCGCCGCCCGGCACCGTGGCCACCTACGTCCGCCTGGTCCCCGCCGGGCGCGGTGCGCCGTCCGTGCCCCCCCGCTCCGCCGTACGCGACTGGCTGGCGGGCCTCCGCGGCGACCCGTTGCCCATGCAGGCGGGACGCGCGGTGAGCGTGCCCCAGGGAGAGATGCCCGTCGGCGGCGCCGCGGTGTCGACCCGGCGGGCCGGCGACGCCACGGCCGCCATGGAAGCCGCCTCCGCGCTGCGGCTGATGGACCTGCAGCGGGAGCGGGAGGCGCGCGAGCGTGCCGCGCGCGACGCCGAGCGCCAGGCCGCGCTCGAGAACGCCGAGCGCACGCCCACCGAGATGCTGCCGTTCGAGGACTTCGAGTTCGAGATGCGCCCGTCGGCGCTGGAGGACGGCGGGAGCGAGATCCAGCGCGGCATCACGGCGGGTCCGGGCCGCTTCGACGTGTACGTGGCCTGGGCGACGGGCCAGGGAAAGTCGACGGCCGTGCACGTGATCCGCCACGCACTGGACCTGCCGCCCGCATCCGCCGACTTCGCCCTGAGCGATCTGATCGTGGCCGAGCAGGTCGTGTCCAGGGCGGCTCCGTTCGCGCCCACCGAGCAGGGCCGTCATCCCTACGCGATCGGCGCGCTGGACGTCACACCCGCGGCCGGCAACACGCTCAGCGCCGACGGTACGCTCGGACTCGTCTTCCAGGTGATCAACCCGGCGGGCACGTCCAGCGGAAAGCCGTCGGTGGACGTCGGCTTCGAGGTGTCGCGGCTGGCGGAAGGCGGCCGCTCGACGGCCTTCGGGTCGCTCATGACCCAGCACTACGACGGCGACAACCTTCCCTCGGACTTCGATGTCGCCAAGGGGCATCCCCTCTTCGGCGCCGTGCGGGCCCCCCTGACGACGTTTCCGCGCGGACGCTACAAGGTGGTCGTGACGGCCGTGGATCGGTTGGCCGGCCGCCGCGCGATCGGCGAGACGACCTTCGAGGTGCGGGGCACCGCCGACAGCCTGCTGCGCGAGGCCCCAGGGCCCGGCCAGGCGTTCCAGCGAGACCGCGTCCTCACCGCCGCCACGCGGGCGGCGCTTCGCGCCGTTCTGACACCGCCGGCGCCGTCGGAGGGCCTGGCACGGGCACTGGCCGCCCTGGAGGCCGGACAGTACGCGGCCCTCCTCCGCGTGGGCACCGTCGAACCCCTCGAGCAGCCTGCGGTCCAGGCCCTGCTCGCGATCGGGCTCTTCGGGCTCGGCGATTCGCCCCGCGCCGTCATCGCGCAGGTCACCCAGGCGGCCAACCGCGGCGCGCCGGCCGCCGCCGTCGGCCTCGTGCAGGGTGCCGCCCACGCCGCGGCCGGCGACGACCGATCGGCCGTCACGGCGCTGCTTGCCGCGCGGGACGCCGGACTGGACGAGGCGTCGGTCGCGCCGCTCCTCATCCGGGCCTATCTGCGGATCGGCGACGTGGCCCGTGCCGCGGCGATGGCGACGGCGACGCTCGACGCGCAGCCTGACAACCTGGCCGCGCGCCAGGCCCTGGCGGCCACGCTCGTCGCCACACGGCGGCCGGGCGAGGCGCTGCGCGTGATCGACACCGCCCCGGGCGGCGCCCCCGACGATCCGGAGACGCGGTTCCTGGCGCTGCACGCGCTCTTCGCGGGGTGGGTGGTGAAGGACCCGGCGCTCACGTCGGGACCGATGCGCGAGCGCTTCGCCACGAGCGGCGCCCGCTACGTGGCCGACGGGCTGGAACGTGCCGATCTGGTGCGGGCGTGGCTCGCGGTGTCCTCGGGCGAGGGGCGGCGGTAG
- a CDS encoding TPM domain-containing protein, whose amino-acid sequence MPNRLVLLALLVGVLTAPVHAQELPDHVGKVNDFAGVLDAGQRTALDAQLADLERATSAEVAVVTMRTLGGQTVEEYATALFNAWGIGKADRDNGVLILVALQERAMRIEVGYGLEGVLPDGLAGAVIRETFTPPFVAGDYRRGLLEGTARIIDIVRRNETLTPEQRAALDAAAAEAGKTWFVAAVASPFVAAAAFAFGTAAGARVVVQMLFGLVVAVGGVFGASLGEATRTSLALLVLLAVAVAVWGYRLGRRPKWRRAIRGSGKGAGGSSGWIVEASGSSSSSSSDSGSSSSGDFGGGSSGGGGASGHW is encoded by the coding sequence ATGCCGAATCGCCTCGTGTTGCTCGCGCTGCTCGTCGGCGTGCTGACCGCTCCGGTTCACGCCCAGGAGCTGCCCGACCACGTCGGCAAGGTGAACGACTTCGCGGGCGTGCTCGACGCCGGGCAGCGCACGGCGCTCGACGCTCAACTCGCCGACCTGGAACGTGCGACCTCGGCGGAGGTGGCCGTCGTGACGATGCGCACCCTGGGCGGCCAGACCGTGGAGGAGTACGCGACGGCGCTCTTCAACGCGTGGGGCATCGGCAAGGCCGACCGCGACAACGGCGTGCTGATCCTCGTGGCACTCCAGGAGCGGGCGATGCGGATCGAAGTGGGCTACGGGCTCGAAGGCGTCCTGCCAGACGGATTGGCGGGCGCCGTGATCCGCGAGACCTTCACGCCCCCGTTCGTTGCGGGTGACTACCGCCGCGGCCTGCTCGAGGGCACGGCCCGGATCATCGACATCGTCCGGCGGAACGAGACGCTCACGCCGGAGCAGCGGGCGGCGCTGGACGCGGCGGCGGCCGAGGCGGGGAAGACCTGGTTCGTCGCCGCGGTGGCCAGCCCCTTCGTGGCCGCGGCCGCGTTCGCGTTCGGTACGGCCGCCGGGGCCCGCGTCGTCGTGCAGATGCTGTTCGGCCTCGTCGTCGCTGTCGGGGGCGTGTTCGGGGCGTCGTTGGGCGAGGCGACCAGGACTTCGCTGGCGCTGCTGGTGCTGCTGGCCGTGGCTGTCGCCGTGTGGGGCTATCGCCTGGGCAGGCGTCCCAAGTGGCGCCGCGCCATCCGCGGCTCTGGCAAGGGCGCCGGGGGGAGCTCAGGCTGGATTGTGGAGGCCTCCGGCAGTTCGAGCAGCAGTTCGAGTGACTCCGGGTCGAGCAGCTCAGGCGACTTCGGCGGCGGCAGTTCGGGCGGCGGGGGAGCCAGCGGACACTGGTAG
- a CDS encoding phosphatase PAP2 family protein, translated as MDTALFTAINGAHAPWLDQVMRGVTWLGYFPGIWFLSGAAALAVPRLRPAALRLCLAVALTYGLTVGVVKPLVHRDRPNVAGLVAARTVEAVPSTDPSFPSGHAATAVAGALAGTTLLPALRVPLWALATAMAYSRVYVGVHYPSDVLAGALLGAACAFLVLGGFPPSVSPQPARAPGGVTFRP; from the coding sequence GTGGACACGGCGCTCTTTACGGCCATCAACGGCGCGCACGCGCCATGGCTCGACCAGGTGATGCGTGGCGTCACCTGGCTCGGGTATTTTCCTGGAATCTGGTTCCTGTCCGGCGCCGCGGCCCTGGCCGTGCCGCGCCTCAGGCCCGCGGCGTTGCGGCTGTGCCTCGCCGTCGCGCTCACCTACGGCTTGACCGTGGGCGTCGTGAAGCCGCTCGTGCACCGCGACCGGCCGAATGTCGCCGGCCTCGTGGCCGCGCGCACTGTGGAAGCCGTGCCGTCCACGGATCCGTCGTTCCCGTCGGGGCACGCCGCCACCGCAGTGGCCGGCGCCCTGGCCGGAACCACCCTGCTCCCGGCGCTCCGCGTGCCGCTCTGGGCCCTGGCCACGGCCATGGCCTATTCACGGGTGTACGTCGGCGTGCACTACCCGTCCGACGTCCTCGCGGGCGCGCTCCTTGGCGCGGCGTGCGCGTTCCTCGTCCTCGGTGGGTTTCCCCCGTCGGTCTCGCCGCAGCCCGCCCGTGCGCCCGGCGGCGTCACCTTCAGGCCCTGA
- the recA gene encoding recombinase RecA — protein sequence MPVDDLKERLKAVEMAVGQIEKQFGKGAIMRLGQKSGVQPAEAISTGSISIDYALGIGGFPRGRVVEVFGPESSGKTTLTLQVIAEAQRAGGMAAFVDAEHALDAEYAKKLGVDLDNLLVSQPDNGEQALEIVEVLVRSGSVDVVVVDSVAALVPRAEIEGEMGESQVGLQARLMSQALRKLTAVVAKSKTCLVFINQLREKIGVMFGSPETTTGGRALKFYSSVRIDIRRIGAIKDGDVVVGGRTRVKVVKNKMAPPFREAEFDIMYGEGVSREGDLIDLAVERKIIDKSGAWFSYSGERLGQGRENVKQFLKEHTDIRRAIEERVRRELGLVRDAEPAPV from the coding sequence ATGCCTGTGGACGACCTCAAAGAGCGCCTGAAAGCCGTCGAGATGGCGGTGGGGCAGATCGAGAAGCAGTTCGGCAAGGGCGCCATCATGCGCCTCGGCCAGAAGTCGGGCGTGCAGCCGGCCGAGGCCATCTCCACGGGCTCGATCAGCATCGACTATGCCCTGGGCATCGGCGGCTTCCCGCGCGGCCGTGTGGTGGAAGTGTTCGGCCCCGAGTCGTCGGGCAAGACCACGCTCACGCTGCAGGTCATCGCGGAAGCGCAGCGCGCCGGCGGCATGGCGGCGTTCGTCGACGCCGAGCACGCGCTCGATGCCGAATATGCGAAGAAGCTCGGCGTGGACCTGGACAACCTGCTCGTGTCGCAGCCCGACAACGGCGAACAGGCGCTCGAGATCGTCGAGGTGCTGGTCCGCTCGGGCTCCGTGGACGTCGTGGTCGTGGACTCGGTGGCCGCGCTCGTGCCCCGCGCCGAAATCGAGGGCGAGATGGGCGAATCGCAGGTCGGCCTCCAGGCGCGCCTCATGTCGCAGGCCCTGCGCAAGCTCACGGCCGTCGTGGCGAAGTCGAAGACGTGCCTGGTGTTCATCAACCAGCTGCGCGAGAAGATCGGCGTGATGTTCGGCAGCCCCGAGACGACCACGGGCGGCCGGGCGTTGAAGTTCTACTCGTCGGTCCGCATCGACATCCGCCGTATCGGCGCGATCAAGGATGGCGACGTCGTGGTGGGCGGGCGGACACGCGTCAAGGTCGTGAAGAACAAGATGGCGCCGCCGTTCCGCGAAGCGGAGTTCGACATCATGTACGGTGAGGGCGTGTCGCGCGAGGGCGACCTCATCGACCTGGCGGTCGAGCGGAAGATCATCGACAAGAGCGGCGCCTGGTTCTCGTACAGCGGTGAGCGTCTCGGCCAGGGACGGGAGAACGTCAAGCAGTTCCTCAAGGAGCACACGGACATCCGACGCGCCATCGAAGAGCGCGTGCGGCGGGAACTGGGCCTCGTGCGCGACGCGGAGCCCGCGCCCGTCTAA
- a CDS encoding metal-dependent hydrolase, which yields MPSPIGHALGGAIVGALLAPASPPRELARRHPAAALLASTTVAVAAVAACLPDVDFLWGRHNMETHSVGAAAAAAAAVWVWRRERRLALAVGLAWLTHVAFDWLGSDDTPPLGVMALWPLSSAFYFADAYVFAAISRRYWLPGFAAHNAWAVVRELAILTPVAAAAVALRTWPARRRPAIRTGTGS from the coding sequence ATGCCCAGCCCGATCGGCCATGCCCTGGGCGGCGCCATCGTCGGCGCGCTCCTGGCCCCGGCATCGCCGCCCCGGGAACTTGCCCGCCGCCACCCGGCGGCCGCGCTCCTCGCCTCGACGACCGTCGCCGTCGCCGCCGTCGCGGCGTGTCTGCCCGACGTGGACTTCCTCTGGGGCCGCCACAACATGGAGACGCACAGCGTGGGCGCGGCGGCCGCCGCGGCGGCCGCCGTGTGGGTGTGGCGCCGCGAACGGCGGCTCGCGCTCGCGGTCGGTCTCGCGTGGCTGACGCACGTCGCCTTCGACTGGCTCGGGTCCGACGACACGCCGCCGCTCGGCGTCATGGCGCTCTGGCCGCTGTCGTCGGCCTTCTACTTCGCCGACGCGTACGTGTTCGCGGCGATCTCGCGCCGCTACTGGCTGCCCGGCTTCGCGGCGCACAACGCCTGGGCGGTCGTCAGGGAACTCGCGATCCTCACGCCGGTCGCCGCCGCTGCGGTCGCGCTGCGGACGTGGCCGGCCCGGCGGCGTCCGGCCATCAGAACTGGAACAGGTAGTTGA
- a CDS encoding DUF5916 domain-containing protein yields MVRRGLVAGLVVHLLAAAAAAQAPDPATLVTLPRAERVRRLRGRDWDVTALHATDPLVLDGHLDEPDWGRATPIDDLYQGQRNEGLPASERTEVRVLHDGRTLWVGFRAWDHEPEKMKIRSMFRDEGGGADELVSVMIDAYHGHRTAVQLISNANGLVEDLLQTGESTSTRNHDWDAVWNAKGRVLDDGYEVEFAVPFASLRFDPPAPGTPVVFGIGFKRNIPRKNEEVTWPFVPNDSTWYRPAELGHLHGLDDVRPGRNVQLLPYVLGGRTASYGDAGTVRHRRDVGLDAKWSVTSGITADFTVHTDFAQEEVDVQQVNLTRFSLFFPEKRQFFLEGQQAFRFGVPRQADLVFTRRIGLSDAGTPLPILGGARLSGRQGRTTVGAMVLQTDADAASATPSQNFAVVRVKRDVLGRSSVGALVTNIEGGGGFNRVVGADAAFYLGRPWQIESWGALVDRNGGGRGRGGGYGRLAYETDRHGYGYTFLGLGESFAPGVGFVLRPDSLQHTATARWSPRPDVRRIRQVHLTGTLGYITDTAGVPATRDRSVLLRTDFETGDALELGFTDTMENLVEPFRLRGDIILAPATYRFGEWMLKADSFRRRHLQLDTTVTAGGFFDGDRRSLQTNFTWKFMRGLGATAAYTANWVRLPAAAFTTHVVSSRVQYSPRNDLAFLTLFQYNHDTRQVSSNVRVNWIPKPGTDVFLVYNETDRSRGQLAPISRSLTLKVNYLFQF; encoded by the coding sequence ATGGTACGGCGGGGACTCGTCGCGGGACTGGTGGTCCACCTCCTGGCCGCGGCCGCCGCGGCCCAGGCGCCCGATCCGGCCACGCTCGTGACCTTGCCGCGGGCCGAGCGGGTGCGCCGCCTCAGGGGCCGCGACTGGGACGTTACGGCACTCCACGCGACCGACCCACTCGTATTGGACGGGCACCTGGACGAGCCCGACTGGGGCCGCGCCACTCCGATCGACGATCTGTACCAGGGCCAGCGGAACGAAGGGCTGCCGGCGAGCGAGCGGACCGAGGTGCGCGTGCTCCACGACGGCCGCACGCTGTGGGTCGGATTCCGCGCGTGGGATCACGAGCCGGAGAAGATGAAGATTCGGTCGATGTTCCGCGACGAGGGCGGCGGCGCCGACGAGCTCGTCTCCGTGATGATCGACGCGTATCACGGCCATCGGACGGCCGTGCAGCTCATCAGCAACGCCAACGGCCTCGTCGAGGACCTGCTCCAGACCGGCGAGTCGACCAGCACGCGCAACCACGACTGGGACGCCGTCTGGAATGCGAAGGGCCGCGTGCTCGACGACGGGTACGAGGTGGAGTTCGCGGTCCCGTTCGCCTCGCTCCGCTTCGATCCGCCGGCGCCCGGGACGCCGGTCGTGTTCGGCATCGGCTTCAAGCGGAACATCCCGCGAAAGAACGAGGAGGTCACCTGGCCGTTCGTGCCGAACGACTCGACGTGGTACCGGCCCGCCGAGCTCGGCCACCTGCACGGCCTCGATGACGTCAGGCCGGGCCGCAACGTCCAGCTGCTCCCGTACGTGCTGGGCGGGAGGACCGCCTCCTACGGCGATGCGGGCACCGTGCGTCACCGGCGCGACGTGGGCCTGGACGCCAAGTGGTCGGTCACCAGCGGCATCACGGCCGACTTCACGGTCCACACCGACTTCGCGCAGGAAGAGGTGGACGTCCAGCAGGTGAACCTGACCCGCTTCTCGCTGTTCTTTCCGGAGAAGCGGCAGTTCTTCCTCGAGGGCCAGCAGGCGTTCCGCTTCGGCGTGCCCCGCCAGGCCGACCTGGTCTTCACGCGCCGGATCGGGCTCTCGGACGCGGGCACGCCGCTGCCCATCCTGGGCGGCGCCCGCCTGTCGGGACGACAGGGCCGGACGACCGTGGGCGCGATGGTCCTCCAGACCGACGCGGACGCCGCCAGCGCGACGCCATCCCAGAATTTCGCCGTGGTCCGCGTCAAGCGCGACGTCCTCGGTCGCTCGAGCGTCGGCGCGCTCGTCACGAACATCGAGGGCGGCGGCGGGTTCAACCGCGTCGTCGGAGCGGACGCGGCGTTCTACCTGGGACGGCCGTGGCAGATCGAGAGCTGGGGCGCGCTCGTCGACCGGAACGGGGGCGGCCGCGGGCGCGGCGGTGGTTACGGGCGGCTCGCGTACGAGACGGACCGCCATGGCTACGGCTACACGTTCCTCGGACTCGGCGAGTCGTTTGCGCCGGGCGTGGGCTTCGTGCTCCGCCCCGACAGCCTGCAGCACACGGCGACGGCGCGCTGGAGCCCACGGCCCGACGTGCGGCGGATCCGCCAGGTGCACCTCACCGGGACGCTGGGCTACATCACCGACACCGCCGGCGTGCCCGCGACGCGCGACCGGAGCGTGTTGCTGCGCACGGACTTCGAGACCGGAGACGCACTCGAACTCGGGTTCACCGACACCATGGAGAACCTCGTCGAGCCGTTCCGCCTGCGCGGCGACATCATCCTGGCCCCGGCCACCTATCGCTTCGGCGAGTGGATGCTGAAGGCCGACTCGTTCCGGCGCCGCCACCTGCAGCTCGACACGACGGTCACCGCCGGCGGCTTCTTCGACGGCGACCGCCGATCGCTGCAGACGAACTTCACCTGGAAGTTCATGCGCGGCCTGGGCGCGACCGCCGCGTACACCGCGAACTGGGTGCGCCTCCCGGCGGCCGCCTTCACGACCCACGTGGTGTCCAGCCGCGTGCAGTACTCGCCCCGGAACGACCTCGCGTTCCTGACGCTGTTCCAGTACAACCACGACACGCGGCAGGTGTCCTCGAACGTCCGCGTGAACTGGATTCCCAAACCGGGCACGGACGTCTTCCTGGTCTACAACGAGACCGACCGCTCCCGGGGCCAGCTGGCGCCGATCTCCCGCTCGTTGACCCTGAAGGTCAACTACCTGTTCCAGTTCTGA
- a CDS encoding heavy metal-binding domain-containing protein, translated as MPRPGIAVRVVLVLGCLLTSPLTSSHGHAQEQEQELPPLVYVCPMHGDQVSDKEGTCPICHMDLEPKRLDQVYTCPIHSVVSEHAPGTCPICGRTLGPITVSIAWRCSGLDKDLIEPQTCADGTKAVRTEASLAHGNHNAQYGGQFFMAADSWHHLEGVYPSPGVFRLYLYDDFTKALPAEKIAATKARLVLKEETDPKTYATREVLAVPLKPSSDGPYLEATFDTVPLPAALTVQAVFDTGGKEQRFDFTFAEYSVASTTDALDPATRLMQEIPDEAPGVLKMLVERRDSVQSITDRGAFSEIWVPALQAKDLALALELFAREFPEPRRVAVEAATRQIVLAAFRLDAAGDLGNREDVEVGTRALVKAVSELETLFGESR; from the coding sequence ATGCCTCGTCCGGGAATCGCCGTTCGTGTCGTGCTGGTCCTGGGCTGCCTCCTGACCTCGCCGCTCACGTCGTCCCATGGGCACGCGCAGGAGCAGGAGCAGGAACTGCCGCCGCTCGTCTACGTCTGCCCGATGCACGGCGATCAGGTCTCGGACAAGGAAGGCACCTGCCCGATCTGCCACATGGACCTGGAGCCGAAACGGCTCGACCAGGTGTACACGTGCCCCATCCACTCGGTGGTCTCGGAGCACGCACCCGGCACGTGTCCGATCTGCGGGCGAACGCTCGGCCCGATCACGGTCTCTATCGCGTGGCGCTGCTCGGGCCTGGACAAGGACCTCATCGAACCGCAGACGTGCGCGGACGGCACCAAGGCGGTCCGGACCGAGGCATCCCTGGCGCACGGCAACCACAACGCGCAGTACGGCGGCCAGTTCTTCATGGCGGCTGACAGCTGGCACCACCTCGAGGGCGTCTATCCGTCGCCCGGGGTGTTCCGCCTGTATCTCTACGACGACTTCACGAAGGCGCTGCCCGCCGAGAAGATCGCGGCGACGAAGGCCCGGCTCGTCCTGAAGGAAGAGACCGATCCCAAGACGTACGCCACGCGTGAGGTCCTCGCCGTGCCGCTGAAGCCGTCGTCCGATGGACCGTACCTCGAAGCCACGTTCGACACCGTGCCGCTGCCGGCCGCGCTGACCGTGCAGGCCGTGTTCGACACCGGCGGCAAGGAGCAGCGCTTCGACTTCACGTTCGCGGAGTATTCGGTGGCGAGTACCACGGACGCGCTCGACCCGGCGACGCGCCTCATGCAGGAGATTCCAGACGAGGCGCCGGGCGTGCTCAAGATGCTGGTGGAGCGGCGCGACTCGGTGCAGTCGATCACCGATCGCGGCGCCTTCTCGGAAATCTGGGTGCCGGCGCTCCAAGCGAAGGACCTGGCGCTGGCCCTGGAACTCTTCGCGCGGGAGTTTCCCGAGCCCCGCCGCGTGGCCGTCGAAGCCGCCACGCGCCAGATCGTGCTGGCCGCCTTCCGGCTCGACGCCGCGGGCGACCTCGGCAATCGCGAGGACGTCGAAGTGGGCACCAGGGCCCTGGTGAAGGCCGTGTCCGAGCTGGAGACCCTGTTCGGAGAATCCCGATGA